A single window of Salminus brasiliensis chromosome 18, fSalBra1.hap2, whole genome shotgun sequence DNA harbors:
- the LOC140539880 gene encoding V-set and immunoglobulin domain-containing protein 10-like 2 — translation MVLGLLGSPSFFLTVLLLPLLLHGLEILDPGQVVYKETRTNGVVDKGVILECGTTLPDVYIWGFTKLGTDTIRAVVYNFGKGPKLQQLAKDLGDLNVISNSASLSIEKLPLAAEGLYTCQALYDTAEGARLYYYYVYLRVLVPVSKPYILLSDSSPVEGASVWMRCGLENGTDPINYIWEQESRSGLVTTLAETNRSLVNVTWVNRNHTGWYRCLARNDVNQQRSDRIWLDVIYGPDLPQIDVTPYSVTERGYSALEKETVSLVCQASSNPASQYVWYYNNSQVYTGPQLTITKILRMHTGNYACLAQNTYLNTRSKKTITLTVYYPPDGAPYCSIFPANNYNDLALFCSWEGGYPAATLNWSPYTRGKNNQGTANITWIQPGLETTNNSVFTCMGSHVTLNVPRSCSTKAWLPHGEPQCSAYATRNNEYLMLSCSWEGGFPRTLLWWASSSGDVQGTSEENSNILVLRSSATYSGKAFVCHAKHPLAKESKQCVLKLEAPVLMTQRSVVSVYEGSDVQLTCILSKNYPAVTEITWFNNMKQRVDNSDTPKKYILQQAAAWSNLTVREADGTVDSGQYWCSATNAVGGTEIPILLMVIRHPMPPNVTISKITYSSRRRTDVNVEWLTQMDGDMTGFFIERQSLPLPLWQKVAVGLEPSTRSYQISGLDPFGKYAFRITAVNHRTTGHPSEVKSPALPGFNAVPAVIGAAIGGMLVAAILTVLLFMYVVRNRNNIPRLHDLIFGRQNSQSRENINYPEDEAVGGAEGEGEGDRGEISPTPSAGPSMALPRPTATPTNLPPGDEPVNVTITVMASS, via the exons ATGGTACTCGGACTGTTAGGGTCGCCCAGTTTCTTCCTAACTgttcttctgcttccactcCTCCTGCACG GGTTAGAGATCTTGGATCCAGGGCAAGTGGTGTACAAAGAAACCAGGACCAATGGAGTGGTGGACAAAGGAGTGATTCTGGAATGTGGCACCACCCTCCCTGATGTCTACATATGGGGCTTCACCAAACTAGGCACCGACACAATTCGAGCTGTGGTGTATAACTTCGGCAAGGGTCCAAAGCTGCAGCAACTGGCCAAAGATTTGGGTGACCTGAACGTCATCTCAAACAGTGCATCTCTGTCTATTGAGAAGCTTCCTCTCGCTGCGGAGGGCTTGTACACCTGCCAGGCTCTGTATGACACTGCTGAGGGAGCCagactctactactactacgtcTATCTGCGGGTTCTAG TTCCTGTGTCTAAACCCTATATTCTACTGAGTGACTCCTCGCCTGTGGAAGGTGCGTCAGTGTGGATGCGTTGTGGTCTTGAGAATGGCACAGATCCCATTAACTACATATGGGAGCAGGAGAGCCGCAGTGGGCTGGTCACCACATTGGCTGAAACCAACCGCAGCCTAGTCAATGTAACATGGGTCAACCGCAACCATACAGGGTGGTACAGGTGCCTGGCCAGGAACGATGTCAACCAGCAGCGCAGTGACCGAATCTGGTTGGATGTCATAT ACGGTCCAGACTTGCCTCAGATTGATGTCACACCATACTCAGTAACCGAGCGAGGCTACTCAGCCCTGGAGAAAGAGACTGTTTCCCTTGTGTGTCAAGCCTCCTCCAACCCTGCCAGTCAGTATGTCTGGTACTACAACAACTCCCAGGTGTACACTGGACCACAGCTCACCATTACCAAGATTCTTCGAATGCACACAGGCAACTATGCCTGTCTGGCCCAAAACACTTACCTCAACACCCGCTCCAAGAAGACCATCACCCTCACTGTCTACT ATCCACCAGATGGTGCTCCATATTGTTCCATCTTCCCAGCTAATAACTACAATGACCTGGCCCTCTTCTGTTCATGGGAGGGGGGTTACCCTGCAGCTACCCTCAACTGGAGCCCATATACACGTGGTAAAAACAACCAGGGAACCGCCAACATAACTTGGATTCAGCCTGGGCTTGAGACCACTAATAACTCAGTGTTCACCTGCATGGGCTCACATGTCACACTAAATGTCCCCCGCAGCTGTAGCACCAAGGCAT GGCTACCTCACGGAGAACCTCAATGTTCTGCATATGCAACCCGTAATAATGAATATCTGATGCTGTCCTGCTCCTGGGAGGGCGGTTTCCCTCGGACTCTGCTGTGGTGGGCCTCCAGTTCAGGGGACGTGCAGGGCACATCTGAGGAGAATTCCAACATCCTTGTATTGCGCTCCAGTGCCACTTATAGTGGAAAAGCTTTTGTGTGCCATGCCAAACATCCATTGGCAAAAGAGAgcaagcagtgtgtgttaaaGTTGG AGGCACCGGTCCTGATGACTCAGCGCAGTGTGGTTTCAGTGTATGAGGGCAGTGATGTCCAGCTCACCTGCATTTTGAGCAAGAACTATCCTGCAGTGACTGAGATCACCTGGTTCAACAATATGAAGCAAAGAGTGGATAACAGTGACACGCCCAAAAAGTACATCCTCCAGCAAGCCGCAGCCTGGTCCAACCTGACTGTGCGGGAGGCAGATGGCACAGTGGACAGTGGCCAGTACTGGTGTTCAGCCACCAATGCTGTGGGAGGAACAGAGATTCCCATCCTGCTGATGGTGATAA GACACCCAATGCCACCAAATGTGACCATCAGTAAGATCACGTACAGCAGCCGCCGGCGTACGGATGTTAATGTGGAGTGGCTGACTCAGATGGATGGCGACATGACAGGGTTCTTCATTGAGCGGCAAAGCCTTCCTCTCCCTCTGTGGCAGAAAGTGGCTGTAGGTCTGGAACCCAGCACCCGCAGCTACCAGATCAGCGGTCTGGATCCCTTTGGCAAATATGCTTTCCGCATCACAGCGGTCAATCACCGGACCACTGGACATCCCTCAGAGGTCAAGAGCCCAG CTCTCCCAGGCTTTAACGCCGTTCCTGCCGTTATTGGAGCAGCCATTGGAGGCATGCTTGTGGCAGCAATACTTACTGTACTGCTCTTCATGTATGTGGTGAGGAACCGGAACAACATCCCAC GACTTCATGATTTGATATTTGGCAG GCAGAACAGCCAATCCAGAGAGAACATTAACTACCCCGAGGATGAAGCTGTTGGAGGAGCAGAAGGGGAAGGAGAAGGGGACAGAGGAGAGATAAGTCCCACTCCTAGTGCAG GACCATCTATGGCACTACCGCGACCCACTGCAACACCAACAAATCTGCCCCCAGGTGATGAACCAGTTAACGTCACCATCACAGTCATGGCTTCAAGCTAG
- the cfap53 gene encoding cilia- and flagella-associated protein 53 gives MLMGQRHRTQCREVTGPTPHSVAVRARYPSSRPPDYLILERRKQEAARNKVMEFTKDQNTCDLRMHWERNTERRMVSATVDRRVHEAMEQYQMGIDERRERLRKMLASEEREFLRAMKEQNETVLERQTKMRARAKYLQEKRESERQKVAAEKLDQLFREQCEELRAAQTRRRQDEVCRERAAQIRTREEARRLHQDEEMLFAQLWENDRLAKEERENQEAQRQRESNSHTLAFLRDQIEAAEQQKQQAKQLKDEEAKLLQEQREMLCLEEQREHRQKLQSQESRRRQLDLSLRLKMKRLAREQQDELALDMSILEQLLTHEKDEKKEEALRKLELREEQQRYRQYLAEQLEEQRRQEAETEQLMEAELQQTWNRRAEQWRLEKEARDRLMREVLDTRRLQIQEKLERNAQKQVELATERDGLNRIIQENKLLDIQEKTRLRESCQEYQADLLAQMLHQQQLREAEQAEKEQEIQRGLIYQEKYNQKIQDILSRPVSSFTAVHPFRRRDRPTSS, from the exons ATGCTGATGGGTCagagacacagaacacagtgCCGGGAGGTCACCGGACCCACGCCTCATTCAGTGGCAGTG AGGGCACGGTATCCGTCATCCAGACCCCCAGATTATCTTATTCTAGAGCGGAGGAAACAGGAGGCCGCTCGAAACAAGGTGATGGAGTTTACTAAGGACCAAAACACCTGTGACCTGAGAATGCATTGGGAAAGAAACACTGAACGGCGGATGGTGTCTGCCACTGTTGACAGGCGGGTCCACGAGGCCATGGAACAGTATCAGATGGGAATCGATGAAAGGAGAGAAAG ACTGCGTAAGATGCTGGCATCTGAGGAAAGAGAATTTCTGAGGGCGATGAAGGAGCAGAATGAGACAGTGCTTGAGAGGCAAACTAAAATGAGAGCGAGAGCAAAGTATCTgcaggagaaaagagagagcgagagacagaaagtTGCTGCTGAAAAACTTGATCAGCTCTTCAG AGAGCAGTGTGAAGAGCTGAGGGCTGCACAGACTCGGCGTAGACAGGATGAAGTCTGCAGAGAGCGAGCTGCACAAATACGGACTCGGGAAGAAGCACGTCGTCTGCATCAGGATGAAGAAATGTTGTTTGCCCAGTTGTGGGAGAATGACCGACTGGCCAAAGAGGAGCGCGAGAACCAGGAGGCTCAGCGTCAGCGAGAGAGCAACTCTCACACCCTGGCTTTTCTACGTGATCAGATAGAGGCTGCTgagcagcagaaacagcagGCCAAACAGCTCAAAGATGAAGAGGCcaagttactg CAAGAGCAGAGGGAGATGCTGTGTCTGGAGGAGCAACGGGAGCACAGGCAGAAGCTCCAGAGCCAGGAGAGCCGGCGCAGGCAGCTGGACCTTTCCCTGCGCCTGAAGATGAAGCGTTTGGCACGGGAGCAGCAGGACGAGCTGGCCCTGGACATGAGCATCCTGGAGCAGTTGCTGACACACGAGAAAgatgagaaaaaagaagaggCTCTGAGAAAG CTGGAGCTACGTGAGGAACAGCAGAGGTACCGGCAATACCTGGCAGAGCAGCTGGAGGAGCAGAGACGGCAGGAGGCAGAGACGGAGCAGCTGATGGAGGCAGAGCTCCAACAGACCTGGAACCGCAGAGCAGAACAGTGGCGTCTGGAGAAAGAAGCCAGAGATCGGCTCATGAGAGAGGTGCTGGACACTCGGCGCTTACAAATACAGGAAAAAC tgGAGCGTAATGCTCAGAAACAGGTTGAACTTGCTACTGAGAGGGATGGCCTGAATAGAATCATCCAAGAGAACAAGCTGTTGGATATACAGGAAAAAACTCG TCTCAGGGAATCCTGTCAGGAATATCAGGCTGATCTGTTGGCTCAGATGTTGCACCAGCAGCAACTACGTGAAGCAGAGCAGGCTGAGAAAGAGCAGGAGATCCAAAGAGGCCTGATTTACCAGGAGAAGTACAATCAGAAGATACAGGACATCCTGTCCAGGCCTGTCTCCAGCTTCACAGCAGTTCACCCCTTCAGGAGAAGGGATCGACCAACCTCCAGCTAA
- the LOC140539750 gene encoding V-set and immunoglobulin domain-containing protein 10-like 2, giving the protein MWNVTVPVSKPYILLSDSAPIEGMSLWMRCVVEKGTGPVNYTWEQESQSGLLTTTAKWNSSLVNVTLLTRNHSGWYRCLARNAVNQQRSDRTWLDVLYGPDLPQIDVTAYSVTAQGFSALEKGSVSLICQASSNPPSQYTWFYNNTEIYTGSQLTIFKVQRGNTGYYACLAQNTHLNTRSKKTLMLTVYYPPDGAPSCSIFPANNYTDLALFCSWEGGYPAATLKWSPYVNGENLHGISNVTQIQSGPDTANNSVFTCYGSHVALLTTQSCSTRAWLPYGEPQCSAYVTHNNEYLMLSCSWEGGFPLALLWWVSSSGDMQGTSEETANILVLRSSANYSGKAFACHAKHPLIKESKKCVLKLEAPVLMTQRSVVSVYEGNDVQLTCILSKNYPAVTEVTWYNNVKQNVGDTPKKYVLQKAAAWSNLTVRETDSVEDSGQYWCSATNAVGGAKIPILLVVMRYPMPPNVTITKLTYSSRQRTDVTLEWLPQTDDALTGFFIERQRLPGAAGKRDIAPLWQKVVESLEPSTRSYIISNLEPTGKYAFRVTAVNRRTIGHPSQIKSPALPPFSAYPAVIGAAIGGMLVATVATVLIFIYVVRNRNNIPRLHDMIFNSQSRENIRFPEDEIIGGAEAEGEDSTSQPRPSAMATDPSPCSQD; this is encoded by the exons ATGTGGAATGTTACAGTGCCTGTTTCCAAACCGTATATCTTGCTGAGTGACTCTGCACCAATAGAGGGCATGTCATTGTGGATGCGCTGCGTTGTGGAGAAGGGCACAGGTCCTGTGAACTACACATGGGAGCAGGAGAGCCAGAGTGGGTTGCTCACAACTACGGCCAAGTGGAACAGCAGTCTTGTCAACGTCACCTTGCTCACCCGTAACCACAGCGGCTGGTACAGGTGCCTGGCCAGGAATGCTGTTAACCAGCAACGCAGTGACCGTACATGGTTGGATGTCTTGT ATGGTCCAGACCTACCTCAGATTGATGTTACGGCCTACTCAGTAACGGCTCAAGGCTTCTCAGCCCTGGAAAAAGGATCTGTTTCTCTCATATGTCAAGCATCCTCTAACCCTCCCAGCCAGTACACCTGGTTCTACAATAACACAGAGATCTATACAGGATCGCAGCTCACCATCTTCAAAGTCCAGCGTGGGAACACTGGGTACTACGCCTGTCTGGCCCAGAACACTCACCTGAACACCCGTTCCAAGAAAACCCTCATGCTTACTGTCTACT ATCCACCAGATGGCGCCCCATCTTGTTCAATCTTCCCAGCAAATAACTACACTGATCTGGCCCTATTCTGTTCCTGGGAGGGAGGTTACCCTGCAGCTACCCTTAAATGGAGTCCATATGTGAATGGGGAAAACCTACACGGAATCAGTAATGTCACTCAAATTCAGTCAGGCCCTGACACAGCTAACAACTCTGTATTCACTTGCTATGGATCACATGTGGCGTTACTCACCACCCAGAGCTGCAGCACCAGGGCAT GGCTGCCCTATGGAGAGCCACAGTGTTCTGCATATGTGACTCATAATAATGAGTACCTGATGCTGTCCTGCTCCTGGGAGGGTGGTTTTCCTCTGGCTCTGCTGTGGTGGGTATCAAGTTCAGGGGACATGCAAGGAACATCTGAGGAGACTGCCAACATCCTGGTCCTGCGCTCCAGTGCCAACTacagtggcaaagcctttgcaTGTCATGCCAAGCATCCACTTATtaaagagagcaagaagtgTGTGTTAAAACTGG AGGCTCCGGTCTTGATGACTCAGCGCAGTGTGGTTTCTGTCTATGAGGGTAATGATGTCCAGCTCACCTGCATTCTGAGCAAGAACTATCCAGCAGTCACAGAAGTTACCTGGTACAACAATGTAAAGCAGAATGTGGGGGATACACCCAAGAAGTACGTTCTTCAGAAAGCTGCGGCCTGGTCCAACCTGACGGTGCGAGAAACAGACAGCGTGGAggacagtggtcagtactggtGTTCAGCTACGAATGCTGTCGGAGGAGCAAAGATCCCCATCTTGTTGGTGGTGATGA GGTACCCAATGCCTCCAAATGTCACCATCACTAAACTCACGTACAGCAGCCGCCAGCGTACGGATGTCACTCTGGAGTGGCTGCCCCAGACAGATGACGCCCTCACTGGGTTCTTCATTGAACGACAGAGGCTACCTGGTGCTGCAGGGAAGCGTGACATCGCCCCACTTTGGCAGAAAGTGGTAGAAAGTCTGGAGCCAAGCACTCGCAGTTACATAATCAGCAATTTGGAACCTACAGGCAAATATGCTTTCCGCGTGACAGCTGTTAATCGCCGCACCATAGGACATCCCTCACAGATCAAGAGTCCAG CTCTCCCACCCTTCAGTGCCTATCCTGCTGTTATTGGAGCAGCTATTGGAGGCATGCTTGTGGCGACAGTAGCCACCGTGCTGATCTTCATTTATGTCGTTAGGAACCGCAACAACATTCCAC GTCTCCATGACATGATATTTAACAG CCAGTCCAGAGAAAATATACGTTTTCCAGAGGACGAGATCATTGGAGGAGCGGAAGCAGAGGGAG AGGACTCTACATCACAGCCAAGACCCAGTGCAATGGCCACAGACCCGTCCCCATGCTCCCAGGACTAA
- the chek1 gene encoding serine/threonine-protein kinase Chk1: MAVPFVQDWDLVQTLGEGAYGEVRLLVNRKTEEAVAVKVVDTSRAKDCLDNVKKEVCVHKMLSHANIVRFFGHRSEGPIQYIFLEYCSGGELFDRIEPDVGMPEKEAHRFFQQLIGGVEYLHSIGITHRDIKPENILLDDKDNLKISDFGLATMFRHRGRERLLTRLCGTLPYVAPELMSRPEFHAQPADIWACGIVLTAMLAGELPWDQPSESCQEYFDWLQKKTYLTPWKKIDSVPLGLLTKMLLHSPEDRMTIPEIKKHRWFSRSFKSGVKRSDVHGPVTKMLRSDSEQLARTSSDDRVQISSSQPEPQGLWEVREDVVHTEGAQVSFSQPACPEHMLLGSQLLGTPGASQNPWQRLVRRMTRFFTTLNAEKSCTALRDACVAMGYTWKQSCTNQATVSTLDRRNNKLIFKVHFLEMEERILLDFRLSKGDGLEFKRIFLQLKQKLSDIISNQRVPVPFT, from the exons ATGGCCGTTCCTTTCGTCCAAGACTGGGATCTGGTGCAGACCCTAGGAGAGGGTGCTTATGGCGA GGTGCGCCTGTTGGTCAACAGGAAGACCGAGGAGGCAGTAGCAGTGAAAGTTGTTGACACGTCCAGAGCTAAAGACTGTCTAGACAATGTGAAAAAGGAGGTTTGTGTGCACAAGATGCTGTCACATGCCAACATAGTGCGATTCTTTGGGCACAGGAGTGAGGGTCCAATCCAATACATTTTCCTGGAGTACTGCAGTGGTGGGGAGCTCTTCGATCGAATAG AACCTGATGTGGGTATGCCAGAAAAAGAGGCTCACAGGTTTTTCCAACAGCTAATAGGAGGAGTG GAATATCTCCATAGTATAGGGATCACCCATCGGGACATCAAGCCAGAAAATATCCTTTTGGATGACAAAG ATAACCTAAAAATCTCAGATTTTGGCTTGGCGACCATGTTCCGCCACCGTGGGCGCGAGCGTTTGTTGACCCGGCTGTGTGGCACACTGCCCTATGTAGCTCCAGAGCTGATGTCCCGTCCAGAGTTCCATGCTCAGCCTGCAGACATCTGGGCCTGTGGCATTGTGCTCACTGCCATGCTGGCTGGAG AGTTACCATGGGACCAACCGAGTGAAAGCTGTCAGGAGTATTTTGATTGGCTGCAGAAGAAAACCTACCTCACACCATGGAAGAAAATTGACTCTGTGCCACTAG GTCTGTTAACAAAGATGCTGCTGCATAGTCCTGAAGATAGAATGACCATTCCTGAGATTAAGAAGCACCGCTGGTTCAGTCGGAGCTTCAAATCAG GTGTAAAACGGAGtgatgtacacggaccagtaaCCAAGATGCTGAGGTCTGATTCTGAGCAGCTGGCTCGAACAAGCAG TGATGACCGGGTTCAAATTTCCAGCTCTCAGCCAGAGCCACAAGGGCTTTGGGAAGTCAGGGAGGATGTGGTACACACTGAAGGAGCTCAGGTCAGCTTTTCCCAGCCTGCCTGCCCTGAGCACATGCTTCTGGGTAGCCAACTTCTGGGCACACCAGGTGCCAGTCAG aacccATGGCAGAGGTTGGTGAGAAGGATGACTAGGTTCTTCACTACTCTGAATGCAGAGAAGTCTTGCACTGCCCTTCGTGATGCCTGTGTTGCCATGGGCTATACGTGGAAGCAAAGCTGCACCAACCAG GCAACAGTGTCCACGTTGGATCGCCGTAATAACAAGCTGATCTTCAAAGTACACTTCTTAGAAATGGAGGAGCGCATACTGCTAGATTTCAGGCTATCAAAG GGTGATGGCTTGGAATTCAAAAGGATATTCCTGCAACTCAAACAGAAGCTCTCTGACATCATTAGTAACCAAAGGGTTCCTGTTCCTTTTACATAA